Proteins found in one Thalassomonas actiniarum genomic segment:
- the tehB gene encoding tellurite resistance methyltransferase TehB, with protein MIDDLNSRYGLSPTHSEVVEACKIIEPCDTLDMGCSNGRNALYLGQLGFNVTAIDNNPGAIDMLQSISIEEKMGNIKAQVYDINNASLSEDYAFITCTVTLMFLDPARIEAVIADMQQHTLAGGYNLIVCAMSTEEHPCQVPFPYTLKTGQLREAYEGWQLIKYNEDPGTMHNGAKLQFATMLARKPG; from the coding sequence ATGATAGATGATCTAAACAGCCGTTACGGCTTAAGTCCTACGCATAGTGAAGTAGTAGAGGCGTGCAAAATTATTGAACCGTGCGATACCTTAGACATGGGCTGTTCTAATGGCCGCAATGCCTTGTACCTTGGTCAACTCGGATTTAACGTTACCGCCATAGATAACAATCCCGGTGCCATTGATATGCTGCAAAGCATTAGTATTGAAGAAAAGATGGGTAATATTAAGGCGCAGGTATACGACATTAACAACGCAAGCCTTAGTGAGGACTATGCCTTTATTACCTGCACCGTAACCTTAATGTTTCTCGACCCTGCTCGTATCGAGGCTGTTATTGCCGATATGCAACAGCACACGCTTGCCGGTGGTTATAACCTGATTGTTTGCGCCATGAGCACTGAAGAACATCCATGCCAGGTTCCCTTCCCTTATACCCTAAAAACGGGGCAGTTGCGTGAGGCTTATGAGGGGTGGCAGCTGATTAAGTACAATGAAGATCCAGGTACTATGCACAATGGCGCGAAATTGCAGTTTGCAACCATGTTGGCACGAAAACCAGGCTAA
- a CDS encoding SymE family type I addiction module toxin: MAEYHHTSEPDSAKVKYPIYRQLTVQETVCCTASKTRGIGINYVPVKLEPCIVLRGKWLKLAGFATGQKIGITVNQDELIITPMITAKQTSKIAEE; this comes from the coding sequence ATGGCTGAATATCATCATACGTCAGAGCCAGACTCGGCAAAAGTAAAATATCCCATTTATCGGCAACTTACCGTGCAGGAAACCGTTTGTTGCACGGCTTCGAAAACCCGCGGCATAGGTATTAACTATGTGCCGGTAAAGCTTGAACCTTGCATTGTGCTCAGGGGGAAATGGCTTAAATTGGCCGGCTTTGCTACCGGGCAAAAGATCGGCATTACGGTAAATCAAGATGAGCTTATCATCACACCTATGATCACAGCCAAGCAGACAAGCAAGATAGCGGAGGAATAG